Proteins encoded together in one Oreochromis aureus strain Israel breed Guangdong linkage group 23, ZZ_aureus, whole genome shotgun sequence window:
- the dhcr24 gene encoding delta(24)-sterol reductase — protein sequence MAPLLYLGSLVVLFLLWIKVKGLDYVIVHQRWIFVCLFLLPLSVIFDVYYYARAWLIFKMCSAPKLHDQRVRDIQRQVRDWRKQGSKTYMCTGRPGWLTVSLRVGKYKKTHKNIMINMMDILEVDTKRQVVRVEPLANMGQVTALLNSIGWTLPVLPELDDLTVGGLVMGTGIESSSHIYGLFQHICVAYELVLADGSLVRCTEEENSDLFHAVPWSCGTLGFLVAAEIKIVPAKPWVKLHYEPVRGLENICKRFTEASANKRNTFVEGLQYSLDSAVIMTGTMTDHAEPDKINKIGLHFKPWFFKHVEGYLKRDCTGVEYIPLRHYYHRHTRSIFWELQDIIPFGNNPVFRWLFGWMVPPKISLLKLTQGETIRRLYEQHHVVQDMLVPMKHLQDAITRFHKDIEVYPLWLCPFLLPPGRGMVHPKGQEEELYVDIGAYGEPKVKHFEAKASTRQLEKFVRDVHGFQMLYADVYMEREEFWEMFDGQLYHKLRDELGCKEAFPEVYDKICKSARH from the exons ATGGCTCCACTGTTGTATTTAGGAAGTTTGGTGGTTTTGTTCCTGCTGTGGATCAAAGTCAAAGGTCTAGATTACGTGATAGTTCACCAGAGGTGGATATTTGTGTGCTTGTTCCTGCTGCCGCTCTCCGTTATATTTGATGTGTATTACTATGCGAGAGCGTGGCTCATTTTCAAGATGTGTTCTGCGCCCAAACTGCACGACCAGCGCGTGCGAGACATCCAGAGACAG GTGCGCGACTGGAGAAAGCAGGGCTCTAAGACCTACATGTGTACAGGTCGCCCCGGCTGGCTCACCGTGTCTCTCAGAGTGGGCAAGTACAAGAAAACCCACAAGAACATTATGATCAACATGATGGACATTCTGGAGGTGGACACAAAGAGGCAG GTGGTTAGAGTTGAACCGCTGGCAAACATGGGTCAAGTCACCGCTCTCCTCAACTCCATCGGCTGGACATTGCCAGTGCTGCCAGAGCTGGATGACCTCACTGTGG GTGGGCTAGTGATGGGTACCGGCATAGAGTCGTCATCCCATATTTATGGGCTGTTTCAGCACATCTGTGTTGCCTATGAACTGGTTCTAGCTGATGGCAGTTTAGTACGTTGCACAGAG GAGGAGAACTCGGATCTATTCCACGCCGTCCCGTGGTCCTGTGGCACTCTGGGCTTCTTGGTTGCCGCTGAGATTAAAATAGTCCCAGCTAAGCCTTGGGTGAAGCTGCACTATGAGCCAGTCAGAGGGCTTGAGAACATCTGTAAACGCTTCACCGAAGCTTCTGCGAACAAGCGGAACACATTTGTTGAGGGACTCCAGTATAGTCTGGATAGTGCTGTTATCATGACAGGAACCATGACTGACCACGCAGAGCCTGACAAG ATTAACAAAATCGGCCTGCACTTTAAACCCTGGTTCTTTAAACACGTGGAGGGATACCTAAAGAGAGACTGCACTGGAGTTGAGTACATCCCTCTGAGACACTActatcacagacacacacgcagtATCTTCTGGGAACTTCAG GATATTATTCCGTTTGGCAACAACCCCGTGTTCCGCTGGCTTTTCGGCTGGATGGTTCCTCCCAAGATCTCTCTGCTGAAGCTCACCCAGGGAGAAACCATCAGACGTCTCTATGAGCAGCACCACGTGGTCCAGGACATGCTTGTGCCCATGAAACATCTGCAGGATGCCATCACACGCTTCCACAAGGACATTGAA gtGTACCCACTGTGGCTGTGTCCATTCCTGCTGCCACCAGGCAGAGGGATGGTTCACCCCAAAGGTCAAGAGGAGGAGCTGTATGTAGATATCGGGGCTTATGGGGAACCTAAAGTCAAACATTTTGAAGCTAAAGCGTCAACACGCCAGCTGGAGAAGTTTGTCAGAGATGTTCATGG ATTCCAGATGTTGTATGCAGATGTCTACATGGAACGAGAGGAGTTCTGGGAGATGTT